The following are encoded in a window of Telmatobacter sp. DSM 110680 genomic DNA:
- a CDS encoding prolyl oligopeptidase family serine peptidase, producing MHWTRSVAGAAGILAAMAVAGAGMKVAKAQSTTAEQPDKYTWLEDIRGDKPMQWVKEENARTAAVIEKQKVFAQLDEDALKVLDSPDKLPGPTFRGGLVYNTWRDKDHLRGIVRHTTLESYLTNDPKWETVIDYDALGKQDKQSWVGHGLDCMEPEEERCMVALSVGGEDAATFKEFDLKTATFVDGGFVMPRGKQRMAWLDKDTLLIGRDWGPGTMSVAGYPITIRKWKRGTPLESSVEIYRGDVNDNGYGNNPGVLVDGQGNKLALIERSKTTFESEWYLLLPDGPKKLGLPLKCNVEGLLDNQLLVSLQEDWTPAGSSKGFAQGSVISIDAAAAQADPAHLKPMVVFTPSAQEFAQEVVPTKNHVLLTTLEHVQGRAYVLTHSKDGQWMRKKLPVPDNQTIGIVTTSLLHDKFFLSETGFLTPSSVLLGDAADGSLKPGKTQKALFDASRDVVEQLEATSKDGTKVPYFVVHRKDIAMDGSTPTLLTAYGGFQVSNTPYYSAVMGKLWLERGGTFVLANIRGGGEFGPAWHEAGLKTHRQRIYDDFYAVGQDLITRKFTSTEHLAIEGGSNGGLLMGVEFTQHPEMWKAVVIQVPLLDMLGFEHMSAGSSWVGEYGSTKVPEERAFLASISPYNQLKPDGHYPEPLIFTTTADDRVGPVHARKFAAKMEEYHLPFYYDEITEGGHGAGADNKQAARTWAEEYTYLTMKVMN from the coding sequence ATGCATTGGACGCGGAGCGTTGCAGGTGCAGCGGGGATTCTAGCAGCGATGGCAGTCGCGGGCGCAGGTATGAAGGTGGCGAAGGCGCAGAGTACCACCGCCGAACAGCCCGACAAATATACGTGGCTTGAAGACATCCGTGGCGATAAGCCGATGCAGTGGGTGAAGGAAGAGAACGCGCGCACCGCGGCGGTGATTGAGAAGCAGAAGGTATTCGCACAGCTCGACGAGGATGCGCTCAAAGTGCTGGACTCGCCTGATAAGCTGCCGGGGCCTACGTTTCGCGGCGGCCTTGTATACAACACCTGGCGCGATAAGGATCACCTGCGCGGCATCGTGAGGCACACTACGCTGGAGAGCTACCTGACCAACGATCCGAAGTGGGAAACAGTAATTGATTACGACGCATTGGGAAAGCAGGACAAGCAGAGCTGGGTGGGCCATGGCCTGGACTGCATGGAGCCGGAGGAAGAGCGCTGCATGGTCGCGTTGTCTGTGGGCGGCGAAGACGCAGCCACTTTTAAGGAATTTGACTTGAAGACGGCGACGTTTGTCGATGGAGGATTTGTAATGCCGCGCGGAAAGCAACGTATGGCGTGGCTCGACAAGGACACTCTGCTGATCGGTCGCGACTGGGGTCCGGGCACGATGAGCGTCGCCGGCTACCCGATCACGATTCGGAAGTGGAAGCGTGGCACGCCACTGGAAAGCTCGGTGGAAATTTATCGCGGCGACGTCAACGACAACGGCTACGGCAACAATCCGGGGGTGCTGGTCGATGGCCAGGGAAACAAGCTGGCACTCATTGAACGAAGCAAAACAACATTTGAGAGCGAGTGGTATCTGCTATTGCCCGACGGCCCTAAAAAGCTCGGACTACCGTTGAAATGCAACGTGGAAGGGCTTCTGGACAATCAATTGCTGGTGTCGCTGCAGGAGGACTGGACGCCGGCCGGCAGTTCGAAAGGCTTTGCGCAGGGATCGGTAATTTCGATCGACGCCGCCGCAGCACAAGCCGACCCGGCTCACTTGAAGCCCATGGTGGTATTCACCCCCTCGGCGCAGGAGTTTGCGCAAGAGGTCGTGCCGACGAAGAATCATGTGCTGCTGACTACGCTGGAACATGTGCAGGGACGTGCGTACGTCCTGACCCATAGCAAAGACGGTCAATGGATGCGTAAGAAACTTCCAGTCCCCGATAATCAAACCATTGGAATCGTGACCACCAGCCTGCTGCATGACAAGTTTTTCCTGTCAGAGACAGGATTTCTTACGCCATCGAGCGTGCTGCTTGGCGATGCGGCGGATGGTTCGTTGAAGCCGGGCAAGACGCAGAAGGCCTTATTTGACGCTTCCCGAGATGTCGTGGAGCAGTTGGAAGCAACATCGAAGGACGGAACCAAGGTGCCTTACTTCGTGGTGCATCGTAAAGACATTGCGATGGATGGAAGCACACCCACATTGTTGACGGCTTACGGTGGCTTTCAGGTTTCGAATACTCCGTATTACAGCGCGGTGATGGGCAAGCTTTGGCTGGAGCGCGGAGGCACCTTCGTTCTCGCTAACATTCGCGGCGGCGGTGAGTTTGGGCCCGCGTGGCACGAGGCTGGACTGAAGACTCATCGGCAGCGAATCTACGACGACTTCTATGCGGTTGGTCAGGACCTCATCACGCGGAAGTTTACATCGACTGAGCACCTGGCCATCGAAGGTGGATCCAACGGCGGATTGCTGATGGGTGTTGAATTTACCCAGCATCCGGAGATGTGGAAGGCCGTTGTTATCCAGGTCCCATTGCTGGATATGCTGGGCTTCGAGCACATGTCGGCGGGATCGTCGTGGGTGGGCGAATATGGATCGACAAAAGTGCCGGAAGAGCGGGCGTTTCTGGCATCGATTTCACCGTATAACCAACTCAAGCCGGATGGGCATTATCCCGAGCCATTAATCTTTACGACCACAGCGGACGATCGCGTCGGTCCGGTGCACGCGCGAAAATTTGCCGCGAAGATGGAGGAGTACCACCTGCCGTTCTATTATGACGAGATCACGGAAGGCGGGCACGGCGCAGGTGCTGACAACAAGCAGGCGGCCAGAACGTGGGCCGAAGAATATACGTATTTGACGATGAAGGTAATGAACTAA
- a CDS encoding DUF418 domain-containing protein codes for MTDVVSTPAFTEVATALAETSNGLSTTVATDPGPAPEPSPRPVMQRERIPTIDVVRGVALMGILFMNISSFSGPIEMYINPLMVGNHRSYNIFAWVIRWVLFEGKMRAAFSMLFGAGVILLTERADRRGAKNVADIFLRRNMWLVLFGIIHFYFVWTGDILYWYGLTALLFLYPCRQVRFRNLFVAGVLVLAVGVGSDAYFAIDGIRTKNQAQAAQAVQASGKKLSQAQQDALKKWTDIQDRRKKVHDEDLKAMRGSYLDALKWRIQWGPRAQAKSYYMLGFTDVLGMMLIGMGLYRMGFLTGALSYRVYGWTIAAGFLLSIPINSFQAWGIIRDNFQPESAWWVLYQVGRLTGAVANVALVVLIVKAGLFKSLTRQVASVGQTALSNYLFTSISCTLLFNGFGFGLYGKLEYYQLYVVVACVWTLNLILSPIWLRYFLFGPMEWVWRSLTYWKRQPMLRSALEEQEIMAA; via the coding sequence GTGACTGATGTTGTTTCCACACCTGCGTTCACTGAAGTTGCCACTGCATTAGCTGAAACCTCGAACGGCCTTTCCACAACCGTCGCCACCGATCCAGGCCCCGCGCCAGAGCCTTCACCCCGTCCCGTCATGCAACGCGAGCGCATTCCCACCATCGACGTCGTTCGCGGCGTCGCCCTCATGGGGATTTTGTTCATGAACATCTCGAGTTTTTCCGGGCCGATTGAGATGTACATCAATCCGCTGATGGTCGGCAATCATCGCAGCTATAACATCTTTGCCTGGGTCATTCGCTGGGTGCTTTTTGAAGGCAAGATGCGCGCTGCCTTCTCGATGCTGTTTGGCGCCGGAGTTATCTTGCTGACCGAGCGCGCCGATCGCCGCGGTGCGAAGAATGTGGCGGACATCTTTCTCCGCCGCAATATGTGGCTGGTGCTCTTCGGGATCATCCACTTTTACTTTGTTTGGACAGGCGACATTCTCTATTGGTATGGGCTCACGGCCCTGCTTTTCCTCTATCCCTGCCGCCAGGTTCGCTTCCGCAACTTGTTTGTGGCGGGTGTTCTCGTGCTTGCCGTCGGCGTAGGTTCCGATGCTTACTTCGCGATCGATGGAATCCGCACGAAGAATCAGGCGCAGGCGGCGCAGGCGGTACAGGCTTCGGGTAAGAAATTGTCCCAGGCGCAGCAAGACGCACTCAAGAAATGGACTGACATTCAAGATCGGCGCAAAAAGGTTCACGATGAAGACCTCAAGGCGATGCGCGGCAGCTATCTCGACGCGCTCAAATGGCGCATTCAGTGGGGTCCGCGAGCGCAGGCGAAAAGCTACTACATGCTGGGCTTTACCGATGTGCTCGGCATGATGCTCATCGGCATGGGCCTGTATCGCATGGGCTTCCTCACGGGAGCATTAAGTTACAGGGTCTATGGCTGGACGATTGCCGCAGGATTTCTACTGAGCATTCCGATCAATAGTTTTCAAGCATGGGGCATTATTCGCGATAACTTCCAGCCCGAATCTGCCTGGTGGGTGCTGTATCAGGTTGGACGTCTCACCGGCGCCGTCGCGAACGTGGCCCTGGTCGTTCTGATCGTCAAGGCTGGACTGTTCAAGAGTCTGACGCGCCAAGTCGCATCTGTTGGTCAGACCGCACTCAGTAACTATCTGTTCACTAGCATTAGCTGCACGCTTCTTTTCAACGGCTTCGGATTTGGCCTCTACGGCAAACTAGAGTACTACCAGCTCTACGTCGTTGTTGCATGCGTCTGGACACTCAATCTCATCCTCAGTCCCATCTGGCTGCGATATTTCCTATTCGGCCCCATGGAGTGGGTGTGGCGCTCGCTCACGTATTGGAAGCGTCAACCAATGCTACGCAGCGCCCTGGAAGAACAAGAAATCATGGCTGCTTAA
- a CDS encoding phosphatase PAP2 family protein, translating into MTLLSASSLLLAGALNKGSAQSLSNLPDDPGLAAAAAVPERIVLPDSPARAAVPDDPSQTMRPAVDTTTGVAQREATWRSLPGDFLHDQKDIWWTFPKQLATGHHLVPALIIVGGTAGLIYADPHAMPYFQKHQKNWDDFNDVFDPMISTGEVIALPAGLMTAGYIRHDDREVNTALLAAEAYGDSVVVNLAIKAVTRRQRPADVAQNGSFTGTFFNGGKSPLKGSSFPSGHATAVWSVATVVAERYRHRGKPWIPVLCYTLATAISGSRITEEAHFPSDVWLGASLGYTIAKYQTLRPR; encoded by the coding sequence TTGACTCTTCTTTCTGCTTCTTCTCTCTTGCTCGCTGGTGCGCTGAATAAGGGCAGCGCCCAGAGTTTGTCCAACCTGCCCGACGACCCGGGCCTGGCAGCCGCCGCTGCGGTCCCAGAACGGATCGTTTTGCCGGACAGTCCGGCACGCGCGGCTGTGCCAGATGATCCCAGTCAGACTATGCGTCCAGCGGTCGACACAACCACAGGTGTAGCGCAGCGGGAGGCCACATGGCGCAGTCTTCCGGGCGATTTTCTGCACGATCAGAAGGATATCTGGTGGACATTCCCTAAGCAGCTCGCCACCGGGCATCACCTGGTTCCGGCGCTCATTATCGTGGGTGGAACGGCGGGGCTGATTTATGCGGATCCGCATGCGATGCCGTATTTTCAGAAACATCAGAAGAATTGGGATGATTTCAACGATGTCTTCGATCCAATGATCTCCACGGGTGAAGTGATCGCTCTCCCGGCCGGATTGATGACAGCGGGTTATATCCGCCACGATGACCGAGAAGTGAATACCGCTCTGCTGGCGGCTGAGGCATATGGAGACAGCGTCGTGGTCAACCTGGCGATCAAGGCAGTGACGCGCCGGCAGCGGCCTGCCGATGTGGCGCAGAACGGCAGCTTCACCGGGACGTTTTTCAATGGCGGCAAATCGCCTTTGAAAGGCAGCAGTTTCCCGTCCGGTCATGCGACGGCGGTGTGGTCTGTAGCGACCGTCGTTGCGGAACGGTATCGGCACCGCGGCAAGCCATGGATTCCAGTGCTATGCTACACGCTGGCGACCGCGATCAGCGGCTCGCGCATTACAGAGGAAGCACATTTCCCGTCGGATGTCTGGCTGGGCGCGTCGCTGGGATACACCATTGCGAAATATCAGACACTGAGGCCCAGGTAG
- the murG gene encoding undecaprenyldiphospho-muramoylpentapeptide beta-N-acetylglucosaminyltransferase gives MDAPIAENQSSPSLRVLIAGGGTGGHIIPALAVAHELVTRHHADVLFLGTPRGMESRLVPAAGFQLRLIDVGPLKNVSLATRIHTLLDIPNSLFACRRLIHEFNPDVVLGVGGYASGPGMAAALMLHVPTMAFEPNAMPGLANRLVGKRVQAAAVNFPSAALYFNNAEVTGIPVRPDFFKLPPETAETPHLLVFGGSQGARIFNNTLPAIAPALIAAVPGLTILHQAGMRHLEVTEAAYKASGADPAQWQVSGFLDDMPTRFAQANLVMARSGASTVAELAAAGKPALLVPFAAAADDHQTRNAEEMVRAEAAVMLKESDLADHQKVLACLEELLGSRERLAAMSAAALTQAHPQAAEDIANRLVSLATRSTTR, from the coding sequence ATGGACGCACCGATCGCAGAAAACCAGAGCTCTCCGTCGCTCCGCGTCCTCATCGCTGGTGGAGGCACTGGCGGACATATCATTCCTGCACTTGCCGTCGCCCATGAACTCGTCACGCGGCATCATGCCGACGTGCTCTTTCTCGGCACGCCCCGCGGCATGGAATCCCGCCTTGTTCCCGCTGCAGGATTTCAGCTCCGCCTCATTGATGTGGGTCCGTTGAAGAATGTTTCCCTTGCCACGCGCATTCACACTCTGCTCGATATTCCCAACAGCCTGTTCGCATGTCGGCGGCTTATTCACGAATTTAATCCAGATGTAGTTTTAGGTGTTGGCGGATATGCGTCCGGACCCGGAATGGCCGCAGCCCTTATGCTCCACGTACCCACCATGGCCTTTGAGCCCAATGCGATGCCGGGGCTTGCCAATCGCCTGGTGGGAAAACGGGTGCAGGCAGCTGCCGTTAATTTTCCTTCTGCTGCTCTCTACTTCAACAATGCTGAAGTCACCGGGATTCCGGTGCGGCCGGATTTCTTCAAGCTTCCCCCGGAGACCGCAGAGACCCCTCACCTGCTAGTCTTCGGCGGATCGCAGGGCGCGCGCATCTTCAACAACACACTGCCCGCCATCGCGCCGGCGCTGATTGCGGCTGTTCCCGGGCTTACGATTCTTCACCAGGCGGGCATGCGTCATCTTGAAGTCACCGAGGCTGCCTACAAGGCCAGCGGCGCCGACCCGGCACAGTGGCAGGTCAGCGGATTTCTGGATGACATGCCTACGCGATTCGCACAGGCCAACCTGGTGATGGCGCGGAGCGGAGCATCGACCGTCGCCGAACTTGCCGCCGCCGGAAAGCCTGCGCTGCTTGTCCCCTTCGCCGCCGCAGCCGACGATCACCAGACGCGCAACGCTGAAGAAATGGTCAGGGCCGAGGCCGCCGTGATGCTCAAAGAATCCGATCTGGCGGATCACCAGAAAGTTCTCGCGTGTCTCGAGGAATTGCTCGGTTCGCGGGAGCGGCTCGCCGCGATGTCGGCCGCTGCACTCACGCAGGCCCATCCGCAGGCAGCGGAAGATATCGCCAACCGCCTGGTGTCGTTGGCAACTCGCTCTACTACACGCTAA
- a CDS encoding aminopeptidase, translating into MGSAVAAVERTHEQKLDLLAEVAVKVGLGLEEGQELLMTASLDAVALARRITEQAYRAGASLVTTLYIDDEATLMRYHHAPDASFDKAANWLYDGMGAAFKSGSARLAITGANPALLSNEDPGKVGRANRAVSIAYRPALELITRHEINWTIVASATPAWAAQMFPDDAPDAALAKLWEAIFQTTRINMEDPVSDWKRHDAGLHKRADYLNAKRYAALKYRGPGTDFTLGLADDHEWMGGGTTAGNGIYCIPNMPTEEVFSMPHKDRADGTVTATKPLSHQGTMIEGIHVRFAGGKIVEAHATRGEEVLRKLIDTDEGARKLGEVALVPHSSPIASSGQLFLNTLFDENAASHIALGQSYSSTVRDGDKLSKEELAAKGANESLIHVDWMIGSDKLDIDGVTATGNIEPLMRGGEWV; encoded by the coding sequence ATGGGGTCAGCTGTGGCGGCAGTCGAACGGACGCATGAACAGAAACTGGATTTGCTCGCGGAAGTAGCGGTAAAAGTTGGATTGGGATTGGAAGAAGGCCAGGAACTGCTGATGACCGCCTCGCTCGATGCTGTCGCCCTGGCGCGACGGATCACCGAGCAGGCCTACCGCGCGGGAGCCTCGCTGGTAACCACGCTGTACATCGACGACGAGGCCACGTTGATGCGCTATCACCATGCTCCCGATGCGTCGTTCGACAAGGCCGCGAATTGGCTGTATGACGGCATGGGCGCAGCTTTCAAGAGCGGCTCGGCACGGCTGGCAATTACGGGCGCCAACCCGGCTCTGCTTTCGAATGAAGATCCCGGCAAGGTGGGGCGAGCGAATCGCGCAGTGTCGATCGCATACCGGCCTGCCTTGGAACTGATCACGCGGCACGAGATCAACTGGACCATCGTGGCCAGCGCGACGCCGGCGTGGGCAGCGCAGATGTTTCCTGACGATGCCCCCGATGCGGCTCTCGCCAAGCTGTGGGAGGCAATCTTCCAGACCACGCGCATCAACATGGAAGATCCAGTGAGCGACTGGAAGCGCCACGATGCAGGCTTGCACAAGCGCGCCGATTATCTGAATGCGAAACGTTATGCAGCGCTCAAGTATCGCGGTCCCGGTACCGACTTCACTCTTGGCCTCGCCGACGATCATGAATGGATGGGCGGCGGCACGACCGCGGGCAATGGCATCTACTGCATTCCGAATATGCCCACCGAAGAAGTGTTCAGCATGCCCCACAAGGATCGCGCCGACGGAACGGTGACAGCCACCAAGCCGCTGTCGCACCAGGGAACCATGATCGAAGGCATTCACGTGCGCTTTGCCGGCGGTAAAATCGTAGAAGCCCATGCCACGCGCGGCGAAGAAGTGCTGCGCAAGCTGATTGATACTGATGAGGGAGCGCGCAAGCTCGGTGAGGTGGCGCTGGTGCCGCATTCATCGCCGATTGCTTCGAGCGGACAGCTGTTTCTGAACACGCTGTTCGACGAGAATGCAGCATCGCATATTGCGCTCGGTCAGTCGTATTCGTCCACAGTGCGCGACGGCGACAAGCTGAGCAAGGAAGAGCTGGCAGCAAAAGGCGCGAACGAAAGCCTAATCCATGTCGACTGGATGATCGGCTCCGACAAACTCGATATCGACGGCGTTACGGCCACAGGAAACATAGAGCCGCTCATGCGCGGGGGAGAGTGGGTATAG
- a CDS encoding RES domain-containing protein has product MIAYRMHSPGHDSFDSTGAFLQPGRWHPAGTRVLYAAEHASLAVLETLIHAGGRKLPPRSLTRITIPDNIAIESAGWLEVPASQAFGETWVREARSAVLRVPSIAVNRIESNFVFNPAHSEFARITHEPAEAFVFNPRFFAIG; this is encoded by the coding sequence TTGATTGCCTATCGCATGCACAGTCCCGGGCATGATTCCTTCGATTCAACGGGAGCCTTTCTGCAGCCGGGCCGCTGGCATCCGGCAGGAACCCGCGTGCTGTATGCGGCCGAACATGCCAGTCTCGCGGTGTTGGAGACGCTGATTCACGCCGGAGGCCGCAAGCTTCCGCCGCGCTCTCTGACACGCATCACCATTCCCGACAATATTGCGATTGAATCGGCAGGCTGGCTCGAGGTTCCCGCTTCGCAGGCCTTTGGAGAGACCTGGGTAAGGGAAGCGCGAAGCGCGGTTCTGCGCGTGCCCAGCATCGCGGTCAATCGTATCGAATCGAATTTTGTTTTCAATCCCGCGCATTCTGAGTTCGCGCGTATTACGCATGAGCCTGCCGAGGCATTCGTATTCAATCCGCGGTTCTTCGCTATCGGTTGA
- a CDS encoding DUF2569 family protein, whose amino-acid sequence MPTQCKLCGLHIPDGVQSCMMCGNKNLAVVAAGETITPSLPGVKSLAGPGQAALSKWLWVVAISLVVAPILRVMSIITFEIPTLFSDQIQANTQRHPGLPEFLYFEIGVNILLVASAIVLNFLFYARSRRFPIWMVSYVSVTVLFRVATTSVINSMFPDKDMTRIYVELVRMLIWAGALIPYLLTSSDVKKRFVN is encoded by the coding sequence ATGCCGACGCAATGCAAATTGTGTGGTCTGCATATCCCAGATGGTGTGCAATCCTGCATGATGTGCGGCAACAAGAATCTCGCCGTGGTAGCGGCGGGAGAGACAATTACGCCATCGCTGCCGGGAGTGAAGTCACTGGCGGGTCCAGGGCAGGCCGCTCTTTCGAAGTGGTTGTGGGTCGTGGCGATCAGTCTTGTAGTCGCCCCAATCCTCCGGGTGATGTCGATCATCACCTTCGAGATTCCCACGCTGTTCAGTGATCAGATCCAGGCAAATACGCAGAGACATCCTGGATTGCCGGAATTTCTTTACTTCGAAATCGGAGTGAATATTCTTCTTGTTGCCAGCGCGATAGTCCTGAACTTTCTCTTCTACGCGAGGAGCAGACGTTTTCCTATTTGGATGGTTTCTTACGTGTCAGTCACGGTGCTGTTTCGCGTCGCGACAACCTCCGTAATCAACTCCATGTTTCCCGATAAGGATATGACGCGTATTTACGTTGAGCTGGTGCGGATGCTTATCTGGGCCGGCGCGTTGATCCCGTATTTGTTGACGTCGAGCGACGTCAAGAAGCGGTTTGTGAATTAG
- a CDS encoding antitoxin Xre/MbcA/ParS toxin-binding domain-containing protein → MRPPEIERNAEELVAEKPVKRHRHSSAKGHRRGAVGLALEAERGFAKADARHLFARVAATSPLPTGKLRAELIPDSTWKRARKTLGPQASQTAIRLSHILATAERIWGNEREATEWLNAPHAELEGATPISMLRTEAGGRAIEALLAALEFGFPV, encoded by the coding sequence TTGAGACCTCCTGAAATCGAAAGAAACGCCGAAGAACTGGTGGCCGAAAAGCCTGTGAAGCGCCACCGCCATAGCTCGGCGAAGGGACATCGGCGCGGCGCGGTAGGTCTTGCACTCGAAGCGGAGCGCGGCTTTGCAAAGGCAGACGCTAGGCACCTGTTTGCTCGCGTCGCGGCGACCTCTCCTCTGCCTACCGGAAAACTGCGGGCCGAGCTTATCCCTGATTCAACCTGGAAGCGCGCCCGCAAGACTCTTGGCCCGCAGGCCAGCCAAACCGCGATACGTCTGAGCCATATCCTGGCGACCGCGGAACGCATCTGGGGAAATGAGAGGGAAGCCACCGAGTGGCTCAACGCGCCGCATGCTGAACTCGAAGGTGCCACGCCGATCTCCATGCTGCGGACCGAAGCCGGAGGCCGTGCCATCGAAGCATTGCTTGCCGCACTTGAATTCGGATTTCCAGTTTAG
- a CDS encoding MarR family transcriptional regulator: MPVLDCLCASFRRASRALTQHYDEALRPLGLTPTQFTILQALSRIGTVHQGKLGEILAMDSTTLTRTLDIMARHGWVEKLPGKDRRERQLRLSRHGHLQLNRALPTWQNVQARLRQKLGSEPWQALITQTNKVASAVTE; this comes from the coding sequence ATGCCGGTTCTGGACTGCCTGTGCGCAAGTTTTCGCCGGGCCTCTCGGGCTCTCACACAGCACTATGACGAAGCGCTCCGTCCGCTGGGACTGACACCAACGCAATTCACAATTCTGCAAGCCCTCTCTCGAATTGGAACTGTACATCAAGGAAAGCTGGGAGAGATTCTGGCGATGGACAGCACCACTCTTACACGCACACTCGACATCATGGCTCGACACGGCTGGGTCGAAAAGCTTCCGGGGAAGGATCGGCGTGAACGCCAACTGCGCCTGTCTCGACATGGGCATCTTCAACTCAACCGCGCTCTTCCCACTTGGCAGAACGTGCAGGCACGCCTGCGGCAAAAGCTGGGAAGCGAACCATGGCAAGCCCTGATAACCCAGACCAACAAAGTGGCTTCAGCAGTCACAGAATAG
- a CDS encoding MFS transporter codes for MSFVRDFQRLTPVQRHTFIASFLGWTLDSLDFFLLIFCVDAIASEFRVKPSDVFSAVFLTQMFRPVGALLFGMLADRYGRRPVLMFNILSFSVIELACAFAPSLGVLLVLRALFGIAMGGEWGVGAALAFETLPTEGRGGFSGILQEGYAFGSILASAAFALLFAGTHWHGATILPAIGWRGLFMLGASPALLVFYVQSRVEESPVWLAAAKKRRTSQERESYTKNLAALKSFVPTFLFLIVLMTAFMSFSHGTQDVYPTFLKVQMHLTPQVVGTIGVIYGFAQIAGGIFFGTMSEKWGRKRTIVVAALLALIAIPPWAYGHSALTLAIGAVVMQFMVQGAWGVVPAYLAELTPAPVRATAPGLAYQLGGLVTSWNAKAQSLAAERWGSYPNVLAITVVIVAVSLAVLASLGHEVKGKDMAAD; via the coding sequence ATGTCTTTCGTCCGCGACTTCCAGCGCCTCACCCCGGTGCAGCGCCACACCTTCATCGCTTCCTTCCTTGGCTGGACGCTGGACAGCCTCGACTTTTTTCTGCTGATCTTCTGCGTTGACGCCATCGCATCGGAGTTCCGCGTCAAACCGTCGGACGTTTTCAGCGCCGTATTCCTCACACAAATGTTCCGGCCCGTCGGTGCACTGCTCTTCGGCATGCTGGCTGATCGCTATGGACGCAGGCCGGTGCTGATGTTCAACATTCTCAGCTTCTCAGTGATCGAACTGGCCTGTGCGTTTGCGCCGTCGCTGGGGGTTCTGCTGGTGTTGCGCGCGCTGTTTGGAATCGCGATGGGCGGGGAGTGGGGAGTGGGCGCCGCACTGGCGTTTGAGACGCTGCCGACGGAGGGTCGCGGCGGTTTCTCCGGAATTCTGCAGGAGGGATATGCGTTCGGTTCGATCCTGGCGTCTGCAGCATTTGCCCTTTTGTTCGCGGGGACGCACTGGCATGGGGCGACGATTCTTCCTGCGATCGGCTGGCGAGGACTCTTTATGCTGGGCGCTTCGCCGGCGCTGCTGGTTTTTTATGTGCAGTCCCGCGTTGAAGAATCGCCGGTATGGCTTGCGGCTGCCAAAAAGCGGCGCACCAGCCAGGAACGCGAGTCCTACACGAAAAATCTCGCGGCGCTTAAATCATTCGTTCCCACGTTCCTATTTCTCATCGTGTTGATGACCGCGTTCATGTCGTTCTCGCACGGCACGCAAGATGTGTATCCGACTTTTCTTAAAGTGCAGATGCACTTGACGCCGCAGGTGGTGGGGACCATCGGGGTGATCTACGGATTCGCGCAGATTGCAGGCGGTATCTTTTTCGGAACAATGTCGGAGAAGTGGGGTCGCAAGCGAACCATCGTTGTCGCGGCGCTGTTGGCGCTGATCGCGATTCCGCCGTGGGCCTATGGGCACTCCGCGCTGACGTTGGCGATTGGTGCGGTGGTCATGCAGTTCATGGTGCAGGGCGCGTGGGGCGTGGTGCCTGCGTATCTTGCGGAACTGACGCCCGCCCCAGTGCGCGCAACGGCTCCGGGCCTCGCGTATCAACTCGGCGGACTGGTGACCTCGTGGAATGCGAAGGCGCAGTCGTTAGCGGCGGAGAGGTGGGGAAGCTATCCCAATGTTCTGGCTATCACTGTGGTCATTGTCGCGGTTTCGTTGGCGGTGCTTGCGTCTCTGGGACATGAAGTGAAGGGTAAGGATATGGCGGCGGATTAG